One window of the Herbiconiux sp. L3-i23 genome contains the following:
- a CDS encoding NUDIX hydrolase family protein, which translates to MSFVGTGTPDPNPGWLSDEELAGIRQRLPLLYVEAVPVRVDGLGQVTEVGVLLRVGSAGTITRTIVSGRVMYGETLRDALFRHLEKDLGPMAFPQLPASPAPFTVAEYFPTPSISQYTDERQHAVALAYVVPVTGTCDPRQDALELTWMSPAEAVSDSVAAEMEGGRGALLRMAMASVGRLV; encoded by the coding sequence ATGAGCTTCGTAGGCACCGGGACCCCCGACCCGAACCCCGGCTGGTTGAGCGACGAGGAACTCGCGGGCATCCGGCAGCGCCTCCCGCTGCTCTACGTCGAAGCGGTGCCCGTGCGAGTCGACGGGCTCGGACAGGTCACCGAGGTCGGCGTGCTGCTCCGGGTCGGGTCGGCGGGCACCATCACCCGCACCATCGTGTCCGGACGCGTCATGTACGGCGAGACCCTGCGCGACGCGCTGTTCCGCCACCTCGAGAAGGACCTCGGGCCGATGGCCTTCCCGCAGCTCCCGGCGAGCCCGGCGCCGTTCACCGTCGCCGAGTACTTCCCGACGCCGAGCATCAGCCAGTACACCGACGAGCGCCAGCACGCCGTCGCGCTCGCCTACGTCGTTCCCGTCACCGGCACCTGCGACCCGCGCCAGGACGCCCTCGAGCTGACCTGGATGTCACCGGCCGAAGCGGTCAGCGACAGCGTCGCCGCCGAGATGGAAGGCGGCCGCGGAGCGCTGCTGCGCATGGCGATGGCCTCCGTCGGCCGCCTCGTCTGA
- a CDS encoding DNA-formamidopyrimidine glycosylase family protein, which produces MPEGDTVFRAASRLRAALVGKTLTKSDIRVPQFAEVDLSGRVVDEVVSLGKHLLMRVGDVTIHSHLKMEGVWQVYSRGERWRRPAHEARIVLETEDLQAVGFALGVLELVPRDAEDEVIGHLGPDLLGPTWDAAEALRRVEAQGERAIGLTLLDQRVMAGLGNVYRSELCFLRGVLPTRPTSAAGDLRAWIDLSRRTIFANRDRPERVFTGDTRPGRQKWVYGRGGKPCRRCGTPIHEGRLDDPRAPGEPTQERVVYWCPRCQS; this is translated from the coding sequence ATGCCTGAGGGAGACACCGTCTTCCGAGCGGCCAGCCGACTGCGGGCGGCCCTCGTGGGGAAGACGCTCACGAAGTCGGACATCCGGGTTCCGCAGTTCGCCGAGGTCGATCTCAGCGGCCGCGTGGTCGACGAGGTGGTGAGCCTCGGCAAGCACCTGCTGATGCGGGTCGGCGACGTGACCATCCATTCGCACCTCAAGATGGAGGGCGTCTGGCAGGTGTACTCCCGCGGCGAGCGGTGGCGGCGTCCGGCGCATGAGGCGCGCATCGTGCTCGAGACCGAGGATCTCCAGGCCGTAGGCTTCGCGCTCGGCGTTCTCGAGCTGGTGCCGCGCGACGCCGAGGACGAGGTGATCGGCCACCTCGGGCCCGACCTCCTCGGCCCCACCTGGGACGCTGCCGAGGCGCTACGCCGTGTGGAGGCGCAGGGGGAACGCGCGATCGGTCTTACCCTCCTCGATCAGCGGGTGATGGCGGGGCTCGGAAACGTCTACCGCAGCGAACTGTGCTTCCTCCGCGGCGTTCTGCCCACCCGTCCCACATCCGCCGCCGGCGATCTGCGTGCGTGGATCGATCTCAGCCGCCGCACGATCTTCGCGAACCGTGACCGCCCCGAGCGGGTCTTCACCGGGGACACCCGCCCGGGACGGCAGAAGTGGGTGTACGGCCGCGGCGGCAAGCCGTGTCGGCGATGCGGCACCCCGATCCACGAGGGCCGGCTCGATGATCCGCGGGCTCCCGGTGAGCCGACCCAGGAACGGGTCGTCTACTGGTGCCCCCGCTGCCAGAGCTGA
- a CDS encoding DEAD/DEAH box helicase yields the protein MSATFSTLGVPAPLVSELTAQGIESPFPIQVDTLPDTLAGRDVLGRGRTGSGKTLAFSLPLVARLGGELAGGKRRAGRPLGLVLAPTRELATQIAATVTPLAAKYGLTTTTIFGGVNQNRQVSALKAGVDIVVACPGRLEDLMKQGFITLDGVEITVIDEADHMADLGFLPGVTRILAATPERGQRLLFSATLDNGVDKLVNRFLHDERMHSVDEANSPVAAMTHHVFEVEGPEAKKALVQRLASGRSRRILFTRTKHHAKKLAASLTAAGIPAVDLQGNLSQPQRDRNLAAFGDGSVRVLVATDVAARGVHVDGVELVVHVDPPTEHKAYLHRSGRTARAGSEGDVVTVSLASERKDVATLLRKASISVQPQQVDAGSAAVDALVGPAADYVKPAPKVVQTRTPGTSQGANAQRKRAARAERGGQRSENGQRTENGRRGDAGQRRDRGVRDEVRSGQRDQTRTGQRTARSDAPSTGRAASASAGGSRSGGSRRASSAGGAPKLMVGSTVRQNGGGNRRGR from the coding sequence ATGTCTGCAACTTTCAGCACGCTCGGCGTGCCCGCCCCTCTCGTGTCGGAGCTCACCGCTCAGGGCATCGAGTCCCCGTTCCCCATCCAGGTCGACACCCTGCCCGACACCCTCGCCGGGCGCGACGTGCTCGGCCGCGGCCGCACCGGCAGCGGCAAGACGCTCGCGTTCTCGCTGCCCCTCGTCGCCCGCCTCGGTGGCGAGCTCGCCGGCGGCAAGCGCCGCGCCGGCCGCCCGCTCGGACTCGTGCTGGCCCCCACTCGGGAGCTCGCGACCCAGATCGCCGCGACCGTGACCCCGCTCGCCGCGAAGTACGGCCTCACCACGACGACGATCTTCGGCGGCGTGAACCAGAACCGTCAGGTGAGCGCGTTGAAGGCCGGCGTCGACATCGTCGTCGCCTGCCCCGGTCGCCTCGAGGACCTCATGAAGCAGGGCTTCATCACCCTCGACGGGGTCGAGATCACCGTCATCGACGAGGCCGACCACATGGCCGACCTCGGCTTCCTGCCCGGCGTCACCCGGATCCTCGCGGCGACGCCGGAACGCGGTCAGCGCCTGCTGTTCTCCGCGACGCTCGACAACGGCGTGGACAAGCTGGTGAACCGCTTCCTGCACGACGAGCGGATGCACTCGGTGGACGAGGCCAACTCCCCCGTCGCCGCCATGACGCACCACGTGTTCGAGGTCGAGGGTCCCGAGGCGAAGAAGGCGCTCGTGCAGCGCCTCGCGTCGGGCCGGTCGCGCCGCATCCTGTTCACCCGTACGAAGCACCACGCGAAGAAGCTGGCCGCCAGCCTGACCGCGGCGGGCATCCCCGCCGTCGATCTGCAGGGCAACCTGTCGCAGCCTCAGCGCGACCGCAACCTCGCCGCGTTCGGCGACGGCAGCGTCCGCGTGCTGGTCGCCACCGATGTCGCCGCCCGCGGCGTTCACGTCGACGGCGTCGAGCTCGTCGTCCACGTCGACCCGCCGACCGAGCACAAGGCCTACCTGCACCGCTCGGGTCGCACCGCCCGTGCCGGGTCGGAGGGCGATGTCGTCACCGTGTCGCTCGCGAGCGAGCGCAAGGACGTTGCCACCCTGCTGCGCAAGGCGTCCATCTCGGTGCAGCCCCAGCAGGTCGACGCCGGGTCGGCCGCGGTCGACGCACTCGTCGGCCCCGCCGCCGACTACGTGAAGCCGGCGCCCAAGGTGGTGCAGACCCGCACCCCCGGCACGAGCCAGGGCGCGAACGCGCAGCGCAAGCGCGCGGCCCGCGCCGAGCGCGGCGGCCAGCGCAGCGAGAACGGCCAGCGCACCGAGAACGGACGGCGCGGCGACGCAGGTCAGCGTCGGGACCGCGGAGTGCGCGACGAGGTCCGTTCCGGCCAGCGTGACCAGACCCGCACGGGCCAGCGCACCGCGCGTTCGGACGCGCCGTCGACCGGTCGCGCGGCGAGCGCGTCGGCGGGCGGTTCGCGCTCGGGCGGCTCGCGTCGTGCGAGCAGCGCGGGCGGTGCCCCGAAGCTCATGGTGGGGTCGACCGTGCGTCAGAACGGCGGCGGCAACCGCCGCGGTCGCTGA
- a CDS encoding alpha/beta hydrolase, with protein MPGTGKPSVDARAVIWSAKPTELADRPLLVLLHGVGSHEGDLFGLAPHLPLQPVIASLRALAPYGAGWSWYELGTPGDPKSDGVDAAAAAVLDWLDSLGPAPTSVGLMGFSQGAAVSLQALRHAPERFDFVVQLSGYVTSGELEGDARLAELRPPVFWGRGTDDEIIPAEAVARTEEWLPGHSDLDRRIYEDLPHAVSQAELADVIGFLRRHYG; from the coding sequence ATGCCGGGGACAGGGAAGCCCTCCGTCGACGCCCGCGCGGTGATCTGGTCGGCGAAGCCGACGGAGCTCGCCGACCGGCCGCTGCTCGTCCTCCTGCACGGCGTCGGCTCCCACGAGGGGGACCTCTTCGGTCTCGCCCCGCACCTGCCGCTGCAGCCGGTGATCGCGTCGCTGCGCGCGCTCGCCCCGTACGGCGCCGGGTGGTCCTGGTACGAGCTCGGCACACCCGGCGACCCGAAGAGCGACGGCGTCGACGCCGCCGCCGCCGCGGTACTCGATTGGCTCGACTCCCTCGGCCCCGCCCCCACCTCGGTCGGCCTGATGGGCTTCTCGCAGGGCGCCGCTGTCTCGCTGCAGGCCCTGCGCCACGCTCCCGAGCGCTTCGACTTCGTCGTGCAACTCTCCGGCTACGTCACCTCCGGCGAGCTCGAGGGCGACGCCCGTCTCGCCGAACTGCGCCCACCGGTGTTCTGGGGCCGCGGCACCGACGACGAGATCATCCCGGCCGAGGCCGTCGCGCGCACCGAGGAATGGCTGCCCGGCCACAGCGATCTCGATCGGCGCATCTACGAGGACCTCCCCCACGCCGTCTCGCAGGCCGAGCTCGCCGACGTGATCGGCTTCCTCCGACGCCACTACGGTTAG
- a CDS encoding CPBP family intramembrane glutamic endopeptidase, with translation MSAVTGQRRERFGRPIERRDGRDLPFYDGRPIEVAAWKWLIIVLACAAGFAALVLIPQPDQIVALVPRLLFPAIPLSVFILFTGRYWTSIFRRLSGWDLLDMVVFWLLNLAVSAIVGLVVAAVFGANPNPATDGLAASGAANLVAFYVGTGIQLFGEEVFTLLPFLALMYLLVTKAHLGRKTSIVLAWLVTAVWFGAAHLPTYDWNFAQAFLIIGAARLVLTLAFIRTKNIAVSTGAHILNDWATFTVAIVVAASAAA, from the coding sequence ATGAGCGCGGTGACCGGACAGAGGCGAGAGCGCTTCGGCAGACCCATCGAGCGCCGAGACGGTCGGGACTTGCCCTTCTACGACGGGCGGCCGATCGAGGTCGCGGCCTGGAAGTGGCTCATCATCGTGCTCGCCTGCGCCGCCGGGTTCGCCGCGTTGGTGCTGATTCCCCAACCCGACCAGATCGTCGCTCTCGTGCCGCGCCTCCTCTTCCCGGCGATCCCGCTCTCGGTGTTCATCCTGTTCACCGGTCGCTACTGGACGTCGATCTTCCGCCGACTGTCCGGCTGGGACCTGTTGGACATGGTCGTCTTCTGGCTGCTCAACCTCGCGGTGTCGGCGATCGTCGGCCTCGTCGTGGCTGCGGTCTTCGGCGCTAACCCGAACCCGGCGACCGATGGGCTGGCCGCTTCGGGCGCCGCGAACCTCGTCGCCTTCTACGTGGGGACGGGGATCCAGCTATTCGGGGAGGAGGTCTTCACCCTTCTTCCGTTCCTGGCCCTCATGTACCTCCTCGTCACCAAGGCGCACCTCGGCCGGAAGACGTCGATCGTCCTCGCCTGGCTGGTCACCGCGGTCTGGTTCGGAGCGGCGCACCTGCCGACCTACGACTGGAACTTCGCGCAGGCGTTCCTCATCATCGGCGCGGCCCGACTCGTGCTCACCCTCGCATTCATCCGTACCAAGAACATCGCGGTTTCGACGGGAGCGCACATCCTGAACGACTGGGCGACGTTCACTGTGGCGATCGTCGTCGCGGCTTCCGCAGCGGCTTGA
- the pgi gene encoding glucose-6-phosphate isomerase, whose translation MTDSAPTGPASPIDPTGTDSWQQLSDIATDFSPDLRGWFASESDRAERYTFQAADLTIDLSKNLLTDDILRPLLQLAEDVDVAGRYRAMISGEHINVTEDRAVLHTALRRPKGGADLEPAEGFTVDDDDVDAEVHATLAKVYAFAEKVRSGEWTGVTGKRIATVVNIGIGGSDLGPVMVYDALKPYVQDGLECRFVSNIDPADIYEKTADLDPETTLFIVASKTFGTLETLTNARLARQWLWERLGRAGVLEDTDEARTGAVAKHFVAVSTALDKVAAFGIDPENAFGFWDWVGGRYSVDSAIGTSVAIAIGPQGFSEFLAGFHAIDEHMRTTPLERNVPVLMGLLNVWYTNFLGAQSHAVLPYAQDLSRFPAYLQQLTMESNGKSVRWDGSPVTTNTGEIFWGEPGTNGQHAFYQLIHQGTRLIPADFIAVANPSRPLRDETGDGKTVQPGQDVHSLFLANFFAQTKALAFGKTADEVRAEGTAEAVVPARVFSGNRPTTSILAPALTPSVVGQLIALYEHIVFTEGTIWGIDSFDQWGVELGKQLALQIAPAVDGDAEALEAQDSSTKSLIAKYLELRD comes from the coding sequence ATGACCGATTCCGCACCCACTGGCCCCGCCAGCCCGATCGACCCGACCGGAACCGACTCCTGGCAGCAGCTGTCGGACATCGCAACCGACTTCTCACCCGACCTGCGCGGCTGGTTCGCGTCGGAATCGGACCGCGCTGAGCGTTACACGTTCCAGGCCGCGGACCTCACCATCGACCTGTCGAAGAACCTGCTGACCGACGACATCCTGCGCCCGCTGCTGCAGCTCGCCGAGGACGTCGACGTGGCGGGACGCTACCGGGCCATGATCAGCGGCGAGCACATCAACGTCACCGAGGACCGGGCCGTGCTGCACACCGCCCTTCGCCGACCCAAGGGTGGCGCCGACCTCGAGCCCGCGGAGGGATTCACGGTCGATGACGACGATGTCGACGCCGAGGTGCACGCGACGCTCGCCAAGGTCTACGCCTTCGCCGAGAAGGTCCGCTCGGGCGAGTGGACCGGTGTCACCGGCAAGCGCATCGCAACGGTCGTGAACATCGGCATCGGCGGGTCGGATCTCGGACCCGTCATGGTCTACGACGCCCTGAAGCCGTATGTGCAGGACGGGCTCGAGTGCCGGTTCGTCTCGAACATCGACCCTGCGGACATCTACGAGAAGACCGCGGATCTCGACCCCGAGACGACGCTCTTCATCGTCGCGTCGAAGACCTTCGGCACCCTCGAAACCCTCACCAACGCCCGTCTCGCCCGGCAGTGGCTGTGGGAGCGGCTCGGTCGGGCCGGCGTCCTCGAGGACACCGATGAGGCACGCACCGGTGCGGTCGCGAAGCACTTCGTGGCCGTCTCCACCGCCCTCGACAAGGTCGCGGCGTTCGGCATCGATCCCGAGAACGCGTTCGGTTTCTGGGATTGGGTGGGCGGTCGCTACTCGGTCGATTCGGCGATCGGGACTTCGGTCGCGATCGCGATCGGCCCGCAGGGCTTCTCCGAGTTCCTCGCCGGCTTCCACGCGATCGACGAGCACATGCGCACCACCCCGCTCGAGCGGAACGTCCCGGTGCTGATGGGGCTGCTGAACGTCTGGTACACCAACTTCCTCGGCGCGCAGAGCCACGCGGTGCTGCCCTACGCCCAGGACCTCAGCCGCTTCCCCGCCTACCTGCAGCAGCTCACGATGGAGTCGAACGGCAAGAGCGTCCGCTGGGACGGCTCACCCGTCACCACGAACACCGGCGAGATCTTCTGGGGAGAGCCGGGAACCAACGGCCAGCACGCGTTCTACCAGCTGATCCACCAGGGCACGCGGCTGATCCCCGCCGACTTCATCGCCGTCGCGAACCCCTCGCGCCCGCTGAGGGACGAAACGGGCGACGGCAAGACGGTCCAGCCGGGCCAGGACGTGCACTCCCTCTTCCTCGCCAACTTCTTCGCGCAGACGAAGGCGCTCGCGTTCGGGAAGACCGCCGACGAGGTTCGCGCCGAGGGCACCGCGGAAGCGGTCGTGCCAGCGCGCGTGTTCAGCGGCAACCGCCCGACGACTTCGATCCTCGCTCCGGCGCTCACCCCGAGCGTCGTGGGTCAGCTGATCGCCCTCTACGAGCACATCGTGTTCACCGAGGGCACCATTTGGGGCATCGACTCGTTCGACCAGTGGGGCGTCGAGCTCGGCAAGCAGCTGGCGCTGCAGATCGCGCCCGCCGTCGACGGCGACGCGGAGGCGCTCGAGGCGCAGGACTCGTCGACCAAGTCGCTCATCGCGAAGTACCTCGAACTACGCGACTGA
- a CDS encoding ATP-dependent helicase, giving the protein MATPHESLGRFSGATAEWFTGAFGQPTEAQSGAWSAISSGSHALVVAPTGSGKTLAAFLWAIDRLASSPPPAPSDELPRTRVLYLSPLKALGVDVERNLRSPLVGITQTAKRLGGASRDITVGVRSGDTPSSERRALVSSPPDILITTPESLYLMLTSAARETLRGVDTVIIDEVHAVASTKRGSHLALSLERLDALLEKPAQRIGLSATVRPLDEVARFLGGRAPVTIVAPGSAKRFDLTVVVPVDDMAELGAAPSDEGGEARSGSIWPHVEEAIVDLVTRHRSSIVFANSRRLAERLTARLNEVWSERLELELAPVGAAVAEVPGQGGATRGADPLLARAHHGSVSKEQRALIEDDLKSGRLRVVVATSSLELGIDMGAVDLVVQVGAPPSVASGLQRLGRAGHQVGEISRGVMFPTHRADLVSSAVVAGRMVRSEIEAIAVPANPLDILAQQTVAACALDVLDVEEWFDTVRRSAPFGSLPRSAYDATLDLLAGRYPSDEFAELRPRLVWDRDAGTLTGRPGAQRLAVTSGGTIPDRGLFGVFMVGDAGGSNRVGELDEEMVYESRVGDVFALGTTSWQIQEITHDRVLVTPAFGQPGRVPFWRGDGLGRPAELGRAIGGFIREVTGQKPDAAAATVSALGLDERATANLLGYLAEQRAATDSVPTDRTLVVERFHDELGDWRVVLHSPFGMPVHSPWGLAIAARVEEQYGVDGNVITSDDGIVVRLPDTDGEPPGAELFVFDPDEIDDIVTREVAGSALFASRFRECAARALLLPRYNPSRRSPLWQQRQRASQLLDVAKKYPSFPIILETIREVMRDVYDLPALGEIVREIEQRRIRIVETTTQAASPFASSILFGYVGAFMYEGDSPLAERKAAALALDSSLLSELLGRTELRELLDPEVIERTELELQRLADDRQAKDLEGVADLLRMLGPLRTDEVQQRVLPEVRDEVPTWLGALVESRRALAVSFAGEERWAAIEDASRLRDALGVPLPIGVPMAFVEPVDDPLGDLVSRYARTHGPFTATDAAKRLGLGVAVVTDALRRLGGDRRVVDGEFRPGGAGTEWCDVEVLRRLRSRSLAALRREVEPVDHAAFARFLPAWQQVGGRLRGVDGVAAVIDQLGGSPIPASAWESLVLPSRVRDYSPSMLDELTSTGEVLWTGAGTLPGKDGWVSLHLADTVGITLPQPDEIELSPLEQEILTSLGGGGAYFFRQLSDAVGSTDDDAMQTAIWNLVWAGLVSNDTFSPLRGLVGSGGSAHRQPRKPARTRSYRARSSLPRAAMPSRTGSPLVSGRWSIVPLAESDATVRAAATAELLLDRYGVVTRGSVMTERVPGGFALVYKTLSAFEERGRARRGYFIETLGAAQFATSGAVDRLRSFSRSPGDPRPAADAVVLAATDPANPYGAALPWPTVEGHKPGRKAGGLVVLDDGDLILYLERGGKSMLTFTTDEECLASGTRALAALVRSGAVDRLSIEKADGEFVLGTPIGRALEMAGFTAGPSGLRLRA; this is encoded by the coding sequence ATGGCCACGCCGCACGAGAGCTTGGGTCGTTTCTCCGGAGCGACCGCCGAGTGGTTCACTGGCGCCTTCGGTCAGCCGACCGAGGCGCAATCCGGCGCGTGGTCCGCCATCTCCAGCGGGTCGCACGCCCTCGTGGTCGCGCCGACGGGCTCCGGCAAGACGCTCGCGGCGTTCCTGTGGGCCATCGACCGGCTGGCCTCCTCGCCTCCCCCCGCTCCGTCCGACGAACTGCCCCGCACCCGGGTGCTCTACCTCTCACCGCTGAAGGCCCTCGGTGTCGACGTCGAGCGCAACCTGCGGAGCCCTCTGGTGGGCATCACCCAGACCGCGAAGCGCCTGGGCGGCGCCTCGCGCGACATCACCGTCGGCGTGCGGTCGGGCGACACCCCGTCGTCCGAGCGGCGTGCGCTCGTCAGCTCGCCGCCCGACATCCTCATCACCACTCCCGAGTCGCTGTATCTGATGCTCACCTCGGCGGCGCGCGAGACCCTGCGCGGGGTCGACACGGTGATCATCGACGAGGTCCACGCCGTCGCCTCGACGAAGCGCGGCTCGCATCTGGCGCTGTCCCTCGAGCGGCTCGACGCCCTGCTCGAGAAGCCGGCGCAGCGGATCGGGCTGTCGGCGACGGTGCGTCCGCTCGACGAGGTGGCCCGCTTCCTCGGCGGCCGCGCGCCGGTCACCATCGTCGCGCCGGGCTCGGCGAAGCGGTTCGATCTCACGGTGGTCGTGCCGGTCGACGACATGGCCGAGCTCGGCGCCGCCCCCTCCGACGAGGGCGGCGAAGCCCGCAGCGGTTCGATCTGGCCGCACGTCGAGGAGGCGATCGTCGACCTCGTCACCCGCCACCGGTCGTCGATCGTGTTCGCCAACTCCCGGCGTCTCGCCGAGCGGCTGACCGCGCGCTTGAACGAGGTGTGGTCCGAGCGGCTCGAACTCGAACTCGCGCCCGTCGGCGCCGCAGTCGCCGAGGTGCCGGGTCAGGGCGGAGCGACCCGCGGCGCCGACCCGTTGCTCGCCCGAGCGCATCACGGGTCGGTGAGCAAGGAGCAGCGCGCACTCATCGAAGACGATCTGAAGAGCGGTCGGCTGCGGGTCGTCGTCGCGACATCGAGCCTCGAACTCGGCATCGACATGGGCGCGGTCGATCTGGTCGTGCAGGTCGGAGCACCGCCGTCGGTCGCGAGCGGCCTGCAACGGCTCGGTCGCGCCGGTCACCAGGTGGGCGAGATCTCGCGTGGAGTGATGTTCCCCACCCACCGTGCCGACCTGGTGAGCTCCGCCGTCGTCGCCGGCCGCATGGTACGCAGCGAGATCGAGGCGATCGCGGTGCCCGCGAACCCGCTCGACATCCTCGCCCAGCAGACGGTCGCCGCCTGCGCGCTCGACGTCCTCGACGTCGAGGAGTGGTTCGACACGGTTCGCCGCAGCGCTCCGTTCGGCTCGCTGCCGCGATCGGCGTACGACGCGACCCTCGACCTGCTCGCCGGGCGGTATCCGTCGGACGAGTTCGCCGAGCTGCGCCCGCGACTCGTCTGGGACCGCGACGCTGGCACCCTCACCGGCAGGCCCGGCGCTCAACGTCTGGCGGTCACCTCGGGCGGCACCATCCCCGACCGCGGACTGTTCGGCGTCTTCATGGTCGGCGACGCCGGCGGCTCGAACCGCGTCGGCGAGCTCGACGAGGAGATGGTCTACGAGTCGCGGGTGGGCGACGTCTTCGCCCTCGGCACCACCAGTTGGCAGATCCAGGAGATCACCCACGACCGCGTGCTCGTCACACCCGCGTTCGGTCAGCCCGGGCGGGTGCCGTTCTGGCGCGGCGACGGTCTCGGCCGTCCGGCCGAACTCGGACGCGCCATCGGCGGATTCATCCGCGAGGTCACCGGTCAGAAGCCCGATGCGGCGGCCGCGACGGTATCGGCACTCGGGCTCGACGAGCGGGCGACCGCGAACCTGCTCGGCTACCTCGCCGAGCAGCGCGCCGCGACCGACAGTGTGCCGACCGACCGCACCCTCGTCGTCGAACGGTTCCACGACGAGCTCGGCGACTGGCGCGTCGTACTGCACTCGCCGTTCGGTATGCCCGTGCACTCACCGTGGGGGCTCGCGATCGCCGCCCGCGTCGAGGAGCAGTACGGCGTCGACGGCAACGTGATCACCTCCGACGACGGCATCGTGGTGCGCCTGCCCGACACCGACGGCGAGCCGCCGGGGGCCGAGCTGTTCGTGTTCGACCCCGACGAGATCGACGACATCGTCACCCGCGAGGTGGCGGGCTCCGCGCTCTTCGCCTCCCGGTTCCGCGAGTGCGCCGCACGCGCCCTGCTGCTGCCGCGCTACAACCCGTCGCGACGGTCTCCGCTCTGGCAGCAGCGCCAGCGCGCCTCCCAACTGCTCGACGTCGCCAAGAAGTACCCGAGCTTCCCGATCATCCTCGAGACCATCCGCGAAGTGATGCGCGACGTCTACGACCTGCCCGCCCTCGGCGAGATCGTCCGCGAGATCGAGCAGCGGCGCATCCGCATCGTCGAGACCACGACGCAGGCCGCGTCGCCGTTCGCGAGCTCGATCCTGTTCGGATACGTGGGCGCGTTCATGTACGAAGGCGACAGCCCGCTCGCCGAACGCAAGGCCGCAGCGCTCGCCCTCGACAGCTCGCTCCTGTCCGAACTGCTCGGACGCACCGAACTGCGCGAGCTGCTCGACCCCGAGGTCATCGAGCGCACCGAGCTCGAGCTGCAGCGCCTCGCCGATGACCGTCAGGCGAAAGACCTCGAGGGCGTCGCGGATCTGCTCCGCATGCTGGGGCCGCTGCGCACCGACGAGGTGCAGCAGCGCGTGCTGCCCGAGGTCCGCGACGAAGTGCCCACCTGGCTCGGCGCCCTGGTCGAATCCCGCCGCGCCCTCGCGGTCTCGTTCGCCGGCGAGGAGCGGTGGGCCGCGATCGAAGACGCGAGCCGTCTGCGGGACGCCCTCGGAGTGCCGCTGCCGATCGGGGTGCCGATGGCCTTCGTCGAGCCGGTCGACGACCCGCTCGGCGATCTGGTCAGCAGATACGCGAGAACCCACGGCCCCTTCACCGCGACCGACGCCGCCAAGCGGCTCGGCCTGGGTGTCGCGGTCGTCACCGATGCCCTGCGGCGGCTCGGCGGAGACCGACGCGTGGTCGACGGCGAGTTCCGGCCCGGCGGCGCCGGCACCGAATGGTGCGACGTCGAGGTGCTGCGACGACTCCGCAGCCGCTCGCTCGCCGCCCTGCGGCGCGAGGTCGAACCGGTCGACCACGCAGCGTTCGCCCGCTTCCTCCCCGCCTGGCAGCAGGTCGGAGGTCGCCTGCGCGGAGTCGACGGCGTCGCCGCCGTCATCGACCAGCTGGGCGGCTCCCCCATCCCCGCGTCGGCGTGGGAGAGCCTGGTGCTGCCGTCGCGGGTGCGCGACTACTCACCGTCGATGCTCGACGAACTGACCTCGACGGGTGAGGTCCTCTGGACCGGAGCCGGCACCCTGCCCGGCAAGGACGGCTGGGTCAGCCTCCACCTCGCCGACACGGTCGGCATCACCCTGCCGCAACCCGACGAGATCGAACTCTCGCCTCTCGAGCAGGAGATCCTCACCTCGCTCGGGGGCGGCGGCGCCTACTTCTTCCGCCAGCTCTCCGACGCCGTCGGCAGTACCGACGACGATGCGATGCAGACCGCCATCTGGAATCTCGTCTGGGCAGGACTCGTCAGCAACGACACCTTCTCGCCGTTGCGAGGACTCGTCGGTTCGGGCGGATCCGCGCACCGTCAGCCGCGCAAACCCGCCCGCACCCGTTCGTACCGCGCCCGGTCGTCGCTGCCCCGCGCCGCGATGCCGAGCCGCACCGGCAGCCCCCTCGTCAGCGGTCGCTGGTCGATCGTCCCGCTCGCTGAGTCCGACGCCACCGTGCGCGCCGCGGCGACGGCCGAGCTGCTGCTCGACCGCTACGGGGTCGTCACCCGCGGGTCGGTCATGACCGAGCGGGTGCCGGGCGGGTTCGCTCTCGTCTACAAGACGCTGAGCGCATTCGAGGAGCGCGGCAGGGCCCGCCGGGGGTACTTCATCGAAACGCTCGGAGCGGCGCAGTTCGCGACCTCCGGAGCGGTCGACCGTCTCCGCTCGTTCTCGCGCTCCCCCGGCGACCCGCGTCCCGCCGCCGATGCGGTCGTGCTGGCGGCGACCGACCCCGCGAACCCGTACGGAGCCGCGCTGCCGTGGCCGACCGTCGAAGGTCACAAGCCCGGACGCAAGGCAGGGGGACTCGTCGTACTCGACGACGGCGACCTCATCCTCTACCTCGAGCGCGGGGGCAAGAGCATGCTGACCTTCACCACCGACGAGGAGTGCCTCGCCTCGGGCACCCGCGCTCTCGCTGCCCTCGTCCGCTCGGGCGCCGTCGACCGGCTGAGCATCGAGAAGGCCGACGGCGAGTTCGTGCTCGGCACCCCCATCGGACGCGCGCTCGAGATGGCGGGCTTCACCGCCGGACCGAGCGGATTGCGGCTCCGCGCATGA